From a single Pseudomonadota bacterium genomic region:
- a CDS encoding transcription elongation factor GreA, whose protein sequence is MKFPITREGHENLKKEHEYLLNSKRPKILQAIEEARGHGDLSENAEYDAAKEEYQFLQKKVAEIEEMIKNSEIVDVKKSKNGVVEFGCSVALK, encoded by the coding sequence ATGAAATTTCCCATAACAAGAGAAGGTCACGAGAACCTTAAAAAGGAACATGAATACCTGCTGAACAGTAAAAGACCAAAAATCTTGCAGGCCATTGAAGAAGCAAGGGGACATGGAGACCTCTCAGAAAATGCAGAATATGATGCGGCAAAGGAAGAGTACCAGTTCCTTCAAAAGAAGGTTGCCGAGATAGAGGAAATGATAAAAAATTCTGAAATCGTGGATGTAAAGAAGTCGAAAAATGGTGTAGTAGAATTTGGATGCAGCGTGGCTCTAAAAAA
- the xseB gene encoding exodeoxyribonuclease VII small subunit translates to MKFEDGLKKLEDIVKTLDAGNIPLDEALNLFKEGLSLTKELSKRLDEIEKKVEILIKKENGSVEKRPFLQEEV, encoded by the coding sequence ATGAAATTCGAAGACGGGCTGAAGAAACTTGAAGACATAGTAAAAACCCTCGATGCGGGAAATATCCCGCTCGACGAAGCCTTAAACCTCTTCAAGGAAGGCCTTTCTTTAACAAAGGAACTTTCAAAAAGGCTGGATGAAATAGAAAAGAAGGTCGAAATTCTTATAAAAAAGGAAAATGGGTCAGTAGAAAAAAGACCATTTCTCCAGGAAGAAGTTTAG
- a CDS encoding polyprenyl synthetase family protein, producing MDLGTYLHEKKIIIEDTLRDICSSFSTSPGMLRDAMEYMLFSNGKRIRPILAIAACEAKEKSSDDLLPFACAIEMIHTYSLIHDDLPSIDNDDLRRGKPTCHRVFGEAVAILAGDALLTEAFRVMADTRYTERIHPKIIKQIIFEIAMAAGTEGMVGGQVMDVLYDGKEGTKNILNFIHIHKTTALIRASVRTGSIIGGAKTKELTRFTRYGECIGLAFQIMDDLLDAEGDEEIVGKRLKKDTSKQTYIKHYGIVASKIRLEQLIEEAIESVEFLGGNSKILVELARFIGNRAL from the coding sequence GTGGATCTAGGGACATACCTTCACGAAAAGAAGATTATTATTGAAGACACCTTAAGGGATATATGTTCGTCCTTCAGCACATCCCCGGGAATGTTAAGGGATGCTATGGAATACATGCTGTTCTCCAACGGAAAAAGAATAAGACCAATACTCGCTATAGCGGCATGTGAAGCAAAAGAAAAAAGCAGTGATGATTTACTTCCTTTTGCATGTGCTATTGAGATGATACATACATATTCCCTTATACATGACGACCTGCCAAGCATAGATAATGATGACCTGAGGCGTGGTAAACCAACGTGCCACAGGGTATTTGGTGAAGCAGTCGCTATCCTTGCAGGGGATGCACTTCTCACAGAAGCATTCAGGGTTATGGCTGACACCCGTTATACAGAAAGAATACATCCAAAGATTATAAAACAGATCATCTTTGAGATTGCAATGGCTGCTGGGACAGAAGGCATGGTGGGTGGTCAGGTTATGGATGTGCTCTATGATGGTAAAGAAGGAACAAAAAATATCCTCAATTTTATTCATATCCACAAAACCACAGCCTTGATAAGGGCATCAGTAAGGACAGGCTCAATAATAGGGGGAGCAAAAACAAAGGAATTAACAAGATTTACAAGATATGGTGAATGTATCGGTCTTGCCTTCCAGATAATGGATGATTTATTAGACGCCGAAGGCGATGAAGAAATAGTGGGAAAAAGATTAAAAAAGGATACGAGCAAACAGACCTACATAAAACACTATGGGATAGTGGCATCAAAGATCAGGTTAGAACAACTAATAGAGGAGGCTATAGAATCCGTAGAGTTTTTAGGAGGAAACTCAAAAATACTCGTAGAACTCGCAAGATTTATAGGTAATAGGGCTCTCTGA
- the dxs gene encoding 1-deoxy-D-xylulose-5-phosphate synthase yields the protein MFLEKINSPVDLKRLSITELAELAEEIRPYIIKTVSKTGGHLASNLGVVELTIALHYVFDTPLDKIIWDVGHQCYTHKILTERKERFETLRQNGGLSGFPCRGESVYDVFDTGHASNSISIAVGLAEAKKKEGKTHKIVAVIGDGSLTGGMSFEAMNHAGHLKSDIIVVLNDNEMSISKNIGALSSYLNRIMTGEFVTNLREKVKDRIKNLPALGDKVYKAARLLEETVKGLITPGLLFEELGFQYFGPIDGHSLNHLIENLRNIKRLKGPVLIHIVTKKGKGYTHAEDDPARFHGISTFETTTGNSTHNGRYTYTDIFGDTIIELAKKDKRVIAITAAMGLGTGLEKFSQLFPDRFYDIGIAEQHGVTFAAALALGGFRPFVAIYSTFLQRAYDQVVIDVCLQNLPVVFAVDRGGIVGQDGPTHHGAFDISYFRHIPNMVVISPKDENELKQMLYSAYSYERPVAIRYPRGEAQGVPIDEDFKEIPIGKWEILKEGEDIAIIACGNQVYPSLSAASELEEEGILCTVINGRFIKPMDREMLSALSKHAKKILTVEENAIMGGFGSGVLEILSEEGIAVPVKNIGIPDTFLPHGSQSMLRKSLGLDKEGIKKAVRQWLKRE from the coding sequence ATGTTCCTTGAAAAAATAAACTCCCCTGTAGATTTAAAAAGATTGAGTATCACAGAACTCGCTGAACTTGCAGAAGAGATAAGACCATATATTATAAAAACTGTCTCCAAAACAGGAGGGCATCTGGCTTCGAACCTCGGGGTAGTCGAACTTACGATAGCACTCCACTATGTATTTGATACACCCCTTGATAAGATTATATGGGATGTAGGCCATCAGTGTTATACCCATAAGATACTCACAGAGAGAAAAGAGAGATTCGAGACACTCCGACAGAATGGTGGGTTGAGTGGGTTCCCATGCAGGGGAGAAAGTGTTTATGATGTGTTCGACACAGGGCATGCAAGCAACTCAATATCGATTGCTGTTGGTCTTGCAGAAGCCAAAAAAAAGGAAGGTAAAACCCACAAAATTGTCGCGGTCATAGGAGATGGCTCGTTAACAGGGGGCATGTCTTTTGAAGCCATGAATCATGCAGGACATCTGAAAAGTGACATAATTGTAGTGCTTAATGACAACGAGATGTCTATATCCAAGAATATAGGCGCCCTCTCCTCATACCTGAATAGAATTATGACGGGCGAATTTGTGACTAATCTAAGGGAAAAGGTGAAAGACAGAATAAAAAACCTCCCGGCCCTTGGAGACAAAGTTTATAAAGCAGCAAGGCTCCTTGAAGAGACTGTAAAGGGGCTTATAACACCTGGGTTACTCTTTGAGGAGCTTGGTTTTCAATACTTTGGCCCTATAGATGGGCATAGCCTGAATCACCTTATAGAAAACTTAAGGAATATCAAACGGCTTAAGGGCCCTGTGCTGATTCATATCGTTACCAAGAAAGGGAAGGGATATACCCATGCAGAGGATGACCCTGCAAGATTCCACGGTATTTCAACCTTCGAGACGACAACAGGCAACTCTACCCACAACGGTCGTTATACCTATACAGACATCTTTGGTGATACAATCATTGAACTTGCCAAAAAGGATAAAAGGGTAATAGCCATTACCGCTGCTATGGGCCTTGGCACAGGTCTTGAGAAATTCTCACAGCTTTTCCCTGACAGGTTTTATGACATTGGCATTGCAGAACAACATGGAGTTACATTTGCAGCAGCCCTTGCCCTCGGAGGGTTCAGACCCTTTGTTGCAATATATTCCACCTTTCTTCAAAGGGCATACGACCAGGTTGTGATCGATGTCTGTCTTCAAAATCTTCCCGTTGTCTTTGCAGTGGACAGGGGCGGTATAGTCGGTCAGGACGGGCCTACCCACCATGGAGCCTTTGATATCTCTTACTTCAGACATATCCCCAATATGGTTGTGATAAGTCCAAAGGATGAAAATGAGCTTAAACAGATGCTCTACTCTGCGTATTCCTATGAGAGACCGGTTGCCATCCGCTATCCGAGAGGTGAAGCCCAGGGTGTCCCGATAGATGAAGATTTCAAGGAAATCCCGATTGGTAAATGGGAAATTCTAAAAGAGGGTGAAGATATTGCGATAATTGCCTGTGGTAACCAGGTCTACCCTTCACTTTCTGCGGCATCAGAACTCGAAGAAGAAGGTATACTATGTACTGTGATAAATGGTAGATTCATAAAACCTATGGACAGAGAGATGCTATCAGCCCTTTCAAAACATGCAAAGAAGATATTAACAGTCGAAGAGAATGCTATTATGGGAGGCTTCGGCAGCGGGGTATTGGAGATATTATCTGAAGAAGGGATAGCAGTGCCAGTCAAAAACATAGGCATTCCTGATACCTTTTTACCCCATGGTTCACAGAGCATGTTGAGAAAAAGCTTAGGCTTAGATAAGGAAGGGATTAAAAAGGCAGTAAGGCAGTGGCTAAAGAGAGAATAG